From a single Triplophysa rosa linkage group LG1, Trosa_1v2, whole genome shotgun sequence genomic region:
- the si:cabz01101003.1 gene encoding ubiquitin carboxyl-terminal hydrolase CYLD, protein MSGDAHHSRRRRPPRMYVVEADYKVQDHLEGTIRLQRGQLCQEQEGGGQRSARGDYLWVKVIDNGSMVKIDTRVLGEVRADFAGLLEPVRNPEERLRLLAKPHRLQRLASLALGSEVWVYWNQSRDFAEADLRFRGPLTRGSSAVYFGVQLKGWAAGKGKSNGNYKGHQLFTCPDGCGLILSASELTVPRLSHTSSSGDHDRQAQQANQTSSSNGHQSHGPSPVNILSRAAESGPPALFSVGQRVCFTQGDAVRRGSVRFCGPLPDRLSSEVFVGVLLDHAVGSWDGVYKNTHLCSIPSAMFGALLPLSHVTAETGSERSPPTAANPKALTKLPQLPPANKTVLQPLSPTHDKEPTPTNRPLIQPAMLVTAKKALQPPSNSVLKVALKPPPLTAPKPPLKPPAVPPNKPQAPPTSPPTDPSRSFANGFHSFPSPPPVVEQKAEPDTWFEVGSMVEVNDPPLFGVIRWIGQISGVPEPVAGIELDQEMAAATDGSYLGERHFRCPANKGLFVKLRNCRRDSRFPAPETPINQVDRCNSIAFANWSSQRVDENTPPVMGLDARVLYEGFKKGIQGHLNSCYLDASLFSVFSCCSSLDWVLFWPTGPQKNPRSRNAQDLLRCEIVNPLRRFGYVCASKTMTLRKLLQAETADAGFTNEEKDPEEFLNQLFLLLRVEPLLKIRSVSQQPQECFIYQLFPPSVSATPSSPVGSPLSPSLSPLALSSLMRVSSVQMLLESSFMHSGLKLTEAPSCLPLLMPRFGKEFKMFDVILPSLSLDITDLLDETVRQCSICQSLAQWECLQCYEDDDITPGQLKQYCNTCNTQVHTHRKRQEHEPAVIRGPQGSWEGPVHCVRQLMDLFAVTCIETSHYVSFVKYGPQTTDWLFFDSMADREGEENGFNVPQVRACPEVGRYLSLSVEEIARLDASTLRDPVRRLLCDAYMCFYHCAELSLYK, encoded by the exons ATGTCCGGCGACGCGCATCACAGCAGGAGACGACGCCCCCCGAGAATGTACGTGGTCGAGGCCGACTATAAAGTGCAAGACCACCTGGAAGGAACCATTCGCCTGCAGCGGGGGCAGCTGTGCCAGGAGCAGGAGGGAGGGGGGCAAAGGAGCGCAAGAGGAGATTACCTGTGGGTCAAA GTTATTGACAATGGCTCCATGGTAAAGATCGACACGCGCGTGCTCGGTGAGGTACGAGCTGATTTCGCCGGTCTGCTGGAACCCGTCCGTAACCCGGAGGAGCGTCTGAGGCTTCTGGCCAAACCGCACCGCCTGCAGAGATTGGCATCACTAGCGCTGGGCTCCGAGGTCTGGGTTTACTGGAACCAGTCCAGAGACTTTGCAGAAGCTGACCTTCGTTTCCGCGGCCCTCTGACCAGAGGAAGCTCGGCTGTTTATTTCGGGGTGCAGTTGAAG GGTTGGGCAGCTGGCAAGGGCAAGTCGAATGGAAACTATAAAGGTCATCAGCTGTTCACCTGTCCGGATGGCTGCGGTCTCATTCTATCAGCCAGTGAACTCACCGTCCCTCGATTATCACACACGTCTAGTTCTGGTGACCACGATCGCCAAGCACAGCAAGCCAACCAGACTTCATCCAGTAACGGTCATCAGAGTCACGGCCCGAGTCCTGTCAACATTCTGTCCCGGGCGGCAGAGTCTGGTCCTCCAGCGCTGTTCTCCGTCGGTCAGAGAGTGTGTTTCACACAGGGTGATGCCGTCCGACGGGGAAGCGTACGCTTCTGTGGACCCTTGCCTGACCGGCTCTCTTCTGAAGTGTTTGTGGGGGTTTTACTG GATCACGCTGTTGGATCATGGGATGGAGTTTATAAAAATACTCATCTCTGCTCGATCCCGTCAGCCATGTTCGGGGCTTTACTCCCGCTTTCCCATGTAACTGCAG AAACTGGATCGGAGCGATCTCCTCCAACGGCAGCCAATCCCAAAGCCCTAACGAAACTGCCCCAGTTGCCCCCGGCCAATAAAACTGTCCTTCAGCCGCTGTCACCCACCCACGACAAAGAGCCCACACCCACCAACAGACCTCTGATCCAACCAGCCATGCTAGTCACGGCTAAAAAAGCTCTCCAGCCTCCGTCCAACTCCGTCCTCAAAGTGGCTTTGAAACCACCTCCTCTAACAGCACCCAAACCTCCCCTGAAACCTCCCGCCGTCCCGCCCAATAAGCCGCAGGCCCCGCCCACGTCACCTCCCACCGACCCTTCACGCTCCTTCGCTAACGGATTCCACAGTTTTCCCTCTCCACCTCCGGTCGTCGAGCAGAAGGCGGAGCCTGACACGTGGTTCGAAGTGGGTTCTATGGTGGAGGTGAATGACCCGCCCCTTTTTGGAGTGATCCGCTGGATTGGACAGATCAGTGGGGTCCCGGAGCCCGTCGCTGGGATTGAGCTG GATCAGGAGATGGCCGCCGCCACAGATGGCAGTTATCTCGGTGAACGTCACTTCCGTTGTCCCGCAAACAAAGGGCTTTTCGTCAAACTGCGCAACTGCAGACGCGACTCCAGATTTCCTGCGCCGGAGACGCCCATCAACCAGGTGGACCGCTGCAACTCGATAG CGTTTGCTAACTGGAGCAGTCAGCGGGTGGATGAAAACACTCCTCCTGTGATGGGTCTGGACGCTCGGGTGCTGTACGAGGGCTTCAAGAAAGGCATCCAGGGTCATCTCAACTCCTGCTATCTGGACGCTTCTCTCTTCAG TGTTTTCTCCTGCTGTAGCTCTTTGGATTGGGTTTTGTTCTGGCCCACCGGACCTCAGAAGAATCCTCGCAGTAGGAATGCTCAGGATCTTCTGCGCTGTGAGATTGTCAATCCTTTACGCAG GTTTGGTTATGTGTGTGCCAGTAAAACCATGACCCTGCGCAAACTTCTACAGGCAGAAACGGCAGATGCTGGATTTACCAACGAGgagaaag atccAGAGGAATTTCTCAACCAGCTTTTCCTGCTTCTCCGGGTAGAACCGCTTCTGAAGATCAG gtCAGTGAGTCAGCAACCACAGGAGTGTTTCATCTATCAACTTTTTCCGCCGTCCGTCTCGGCGACTCCATCGTCTCCTGTGGGCTCTCCTCTGTCTCCGTCTCTTTCACCCCTCGCTCTCTCGTCTCTCATGCGGGTGTCCAGCGTGCAGATGTTACTGGAGTCGTCCTTCATGCACTCCGGACTCAAACTCACAGAG GCCCCCTCCTGTCTGCCGCTCCTCATGCCCAGATTTGGCAAAGAGTTTAAGATGTTTGACGTGATTCTGCCGTCGCTGTCTCTTGACATCACAGATCTGCTGGACGAGA CTGTGAGGCAGTGCAGTATCTGTCAATCACTGGCTCAGTGGGAGTGTCTACAGTGTTATGAGGATGATGACATCACACCGGGCCAGTTGAAGCAGTATTGCAACACCTGTAACACacag GTCCACACGCACAGGAAACGACAGGAACACGAACCCGCCGTCATCAGAGGGCCACAGGGCTCATGGGAGGGACCCGTGCACTGCGTCCGGCAGCTCATGGATCTGTTCGCCGTCACGTGTATCGAGACCAGTCACTACGTCAGCTTCGTCAAGTACGGCCCGCAGACGACAGACTGGCTTTTCTTTGACAGCATGGCAGACAGAGAAG GAGAAGAAAACGGTTTTAATGTGCCACAGGTGAGAGCGTGTCCTGAGGTGGGCCGGTACTTGAGTCTGTCAGTGGAGGAGATCGCTCGGCTGGATGCCTCCACGCTCAGAGACCCCGTCCGCCGCTTACTGTGTGATGCCTACATGTGTTTTTACCACTGTGCAGAACTGAGTCTTTacaaatga